Within Candidatus Angelobacter sp., the genomic segment CGACTGGACCACGAGGAGGCGACGGCGAAATTTGGCGGCCTGAACATGACCATGGCCGAGCTGCGCGCGGTGGACCAGATTGTCATCGCGGCCTGTGGCACGAGCTGGCATGCCGCGTTGCTGGGAGAACATCTGCTGGAGGAATTCGCGCACATCCCGGTCGAGGTCGAATACGCCAGCGAGTTCCGCTATCGCAACGCGCCGATCGAAAAGCACACGCTCGTCCTCGTCATCACTCAATCGGGCGAGACGGCCGATACTCTAGCAAGCCAGCGTGAAGCGCGCCGGCGCGGACACAAAGTGCTGTCGATTTGCAATGTCGTCGGCAGCACCATCGCGCGCGAGGCGGACGGGGGTATCTATCTGCATGCCGGGCCGGAAATCGGCGTGGCCTCCACCAAGGCGTTCACTTCACAGGTCACCGTGCTGACCCTGCTGGCTCTGCTCATGGGGCGGATCCGGATGCTCGCCGCCAGCCGCGGCACGCAGATCATCCAGGCGCTCGAAGCCATTCCCGAACAACTGGAAAAAGTCCTGTCACTGGACAATGCCATCAAAAAAATCGCGTTGAAGTACGCAACAGCGGAGGACTTTTTTTTCCTCGGCCGTCTCTACAACTTCCCCGTCGCGCTCGAGGGCGCACTCAAGCTCAAGGAAATTTCCTACACCCATGCCGAGGGCTATCCCGCCGCGGAAATGAAACACGGACCCATCGCGATGATCGACGAGAAGACGCCGACAGTCGTTGTTATTCCGTCGGGGACACTCTACGAAAAGACGTTCAGCAATCTCGAGGAAATCAAGGCGCGCAACGGTCCGATCATCGCCGTGGCGACCGAAGGCAACACGAAAATCGCCTCCAAGGTGCAGGACGTGATTTACCTGCCGCAGACGTTGGAGCCACTGTTCCCGCTGCTGGCAGTCGTCCCGCTGCAACTGCTGGCCTACCACATCGCAGTCGCCCGCGGTTGCGACGTGGACAAGCCGCGCAACCTGGCCAAGAGCGTGACGGTGGAATAACAGGCGCTCATTCGTAACGCTGTATTCAGGTAATAAACTCGGAAACCGTGGAATAGAGTTGGAAACTGCGTTGAAGCGGAAACCCGTCAATTTTCACTACTGGCAGGGGACCGTGTTGCCCCTGCTCGGCATCGATGACTAGAGGCTCACGTATCGCTTCCAAGGCTGGCAATTCCGCCTGACCGACGTGCATGGCTACTGTAGGTGAAATAAGCTTTTTGCCGAATGGCAGATTCGACCCAATTTCAACCTCAATCTGGGCTTTGATGCCGAGAATGGAGTGCCAGACCCAAGCGATGAACATAACGACTGGCTCAGAGTTTTAATGCGCGGTTTCTGAGGCTTTCCAAGAGAACGGCGGCGAAAATCACGGCGCTGATAATCATCGAGTAGAGGTAGGGATTGGCGTTCGTCATCACGAGACCGTTCTCTATGGTCTGGATGAGCACGGTGCCAAGCAGGGTGCCGGGTAAAACACTTCCTCGCCCGCCAAACAGGCTGGTCCCACCCAAGATGGCAGCCGTGATGGCGGCGAATTCCTTTTGCTCGCCAAATTTAGGCGACACCGCGCCGAGCTGGCCTAGCGTGACCATCGCCGCGATGGCTGCGCACGCACCGCTGATGAGATAGACCGTCGCCAAGATCCTGCCGGTGCGGATTCCCGCCTTCTTCGCCATCTCTACGTCGTGACCGACGGCAAAAATCTGCCGCCCGAGTGGCGTGCGCGTGAGCACGAGATGTGCGACCACAAGCACGACTGCGAAGAGCCACGCTGGCAACGGCACGCTGAGAACTTTTGCAGCGCCGAGCTGCAGAAAACTGTCCGGCAGATTCATCGCGCGTGTCTCGGTGATCCGCAGGCCGAGGCCGCGTCCGATGAACAACGTCGCGAGCGTGACGATGAAAGCCGCGACGCGGACGCGCGTAATGAAAAAGGCGTTGAACGCGCCGAAGATGAGCGAGACGCCGACCATGACGAGCAATGCGAGCGCCAGCGGCGAGCCGGCGAGCGCCATTTTTCCCGCGATGGCAGCGGCCACGAACATGATCGCGCCCACAGACAAGTCCACTCCCGCCGACAGCAGCACGAAGGTCATGCCCACCGCGACAATGCCGGTCGATGATGCTTGCACAACGATGTTCACCAGATTGCGCGGCTCCAGGAATTTCCCCGACTGCATACCGAAGAATGCGAGAACGGCGACGAAGA encodes:
- the glmS gene encoding glutamine--fructose-6-phosphate transaminase (isomerizing), whose protein sequence is MCGIVGYVGRREAGPILVEGLRRLEYRGYDSAGLSVLDRAVLQTRKKKGRIDEGLGGLLQSRPVAGQLGVGHTRWATHGPPSDENSHPHLDQTGHIAVVHNGVIENFERIKERLAQTGHQFQSDTDTEVLAHLIGEHYGRIKSSGALPEKDDVPPLARAVMAALKEVIGTYGIAVVCADCPDLIVGARRGSPLLVGIGEGENFLASDASAIVAHTRRVVYLNDYDVVSLTPDQFKVENLGTNTAAAQISRIEFSPEAAERGKFPHFMLKEIFEQPQTIGNAMRGRLDHEEATAKFGGLNMTMAELRAVDQIVIAACGTSWHAALLGEHLLEEFAHIPVEVEYASEFRYRNAPIEKHTLVLVITQSGETADTLASQREARRRGHKVLSICNVVGSTIAREADGGIYLHAGPEIGVASTKAFTSQVTVLTLLALLMGRIRMLAASRGTQIIQALEAIPEQLEKVLSLDNAIKKIALKYATAEDFFFLGRLYNFPVALEGALKLKEISYTHAEGYPAAEMKHGPIAMIDEKTPTVVVIPSGTLYEKTFSNLEEIKARNGPIIAVATEGNTKIASKVQDVIYLPQTLEPLFPLLAVVPLQLLAYHIAVARGCDVDKPRNLAKSVTVE
- a CDS encoding ABC transporter permease, with the translated sequence MNRAGQRLLDFAPLLLFVAVLAFFGMQSGKFLEPRNLVNIVVQASSTGIVAVGMTFVLLSAGVDLSVGAIMFVAAAIAGKMALAGSPLALALLVMVGVSLIFGAFNAFFITRVRVAAFIVTLATLFIGRGLGLRITETRAMNLPDSFLQLGAAKVLSVPLPAWLFAVVLVVAHLVLTRTPLGRQIFAVGHDVEMAKKAGIRTGRILATVYLISGACAAIAAMVTLGQLGAVSPKFGEQKEFAAITAAILGGTSLFGGRGSVLPGTLLGTVLIQTIENGLVMTNANPYLYSMIISAVIFAAVLLESLRNRALKL